Proteins from one Juglans microcarpa x Juglans regia isolate MS1-56 chromosome 6S, Jm3101_v1.0, whole genome shotgun sequence genomic window:
- the LOC121237195 gene encoding GATA transcription factor 26-like isoform X2, which produces MGKQGPCYHCGVTSTPLWRNGPPEKPVLCNACGSRWRTKGTLANYTPLHARAEPDEYEDHRVSRMKSISINKNKEVKLLKRKQKSDNMVVASGVPDYNQGFRKMIDEDTSNRSSSGSAISNSESCAQFSSADASDLTGPSQSMVWDTTVPSRKRTCVSRPKPSPVEKLTKDLCSILHEQQSSYSYFSGSSEEDLLFESGTPMVSVEIGHGSVLIRHPSSIARDEESEASSLSVDNKQFPSNEAYSYSDAPPVHNVSRVVGFSSPGFERMKNHAGQGMQPEQLKRDKSQNENLQILASHNSPLCDIDLNDVLNYEEFMRHLANEEQQRLLKYLSPVDAVTVPDSLKSMFDSPQFKDNLIYFRKLLVEGVFDISISGAKSEDCKTLKRLALFDLTKSKWVENYQKCKSSTGGYVVSGSNAAASSNLTNVKRLHDSPSQNPTEFKTMMKCPKRVIMKASYETKEAIDNDGSCFSPRSLFALPTDGGSLMLDSFHFVEENSDQDLLLDVPSNGSFPQAELLQPALSFGAQQASTSSSSIYPHLVSR; this is translated from the exons GCACTCCCCTTTGGCGCAATGGGCCTCCCGAGAAGCCAGTCTTGTGCAATGCATGTGGGTCTCGGTGGAGGACAAAGGGAACACTTGCAAATTATACCCCTCTACATGCTCGGGCAGAACCTGATGAGTATGAGGATCACAGGGTTTCCAGAATGAAGagtatatcaataaataaaaacaaagaagtgAAACTACTCAAAAGAAAGCAGAAGAGTGATAATATGGTGGTTGCCTCTGGTGTGCCCGATTACAACCAGGGCTTTCGAAAGATGATAGATGAAGATACAAGTAACAGATCAAGTTCCGGATCGGCAATATCTAATTCGGAGAGTTGTGCACAATTTAGCAGTGCAGATGCAAGTGATTTGACAG GCCCATCTCAGTCAATGGTGTGGGATACAACAGTGCCTTCAAGGAAGAGGACCTGTGTGAGTCGTCCTAAGCCATCTCCGGTCGAGAAGCTGACAAAAGATCTATGTTCTATTTTGCACGAACAACAGTCTTCATATTCATATTTCTCTGGATCTTCTGAAGAGGATCTACTTTTTGAGAGTGGAACGCCAATGGTTTCTGTTGAGATAGGACATGGAAGTGTTCTCATTAGGCATCCGAGTTCAATAGCTCGGGATGAGGAATCTGAAGCTAGCTCACTTTCAGTTGATAACAAACAGTTTCCATCTAATGAGGCTTATTCCTATTCTGATGCCCCTCCTGTACATAATGTTAGCAGGGTTGTTGGTTTTTCAAGTCCTGGGTTTGAAAGAATGAAGAACCATGCTGGACAAGGGATGCAACCAGAACAACTTAAAAG GGACAAGTCTCAGAATGAGAATCTACAAATCCTGGCAAGTCATAACTCTCCGCTGTGTGATATAGATTTGAAT GATGTATTAAACTATGAGGAGTTTATGAGACACTTGGCGAATGAAGAGCAACAAAGATTACTGAAGTATCTATCTCCAGTTGATGCTGTTACAGTCCCTGATAG CCTCAAAAGTATGTTTGATAGTCCTCAATTCAAGGATAATTTAATTTACTTTCGAAAACTGCTTGTGGAAGGGGTCTTTGACATCTCCATCTCTGGCGCAAAATCTGAAGACTGCAAGACTTTGAAAAGGCTTGCATTATTCGATTTGACGAAGTCCAAATGGGTTGAAAACTATCAG AAATGTAAAAGTAGTACGGGAGGATATGTTGTTTCTGGATCTAATGCCGCTGCCTCAAGTAATTTAACAAATGTCAAGAGGTTGCATGACAGCCCAAGTCAAAATCCCACAG AATTTAAGACCATGATGAAGTGCCCGAAAAGGGTGATCATGAAGGCTAGCTACGAGACCAAGGAAGCGATAGACAATGATGGTTCTTGCTTTAGTCCAAGAAGTCTATTTGCTTTGCCCACCGACGGTGGCTCCCTCATGCTggattcttttcattttgttgaagaaaattctgaTCAGGATCTGCTCCTAGACGTGCCATCCAATGGCTCTTTTCCACAGGCAGAGCTCCTTCAACCAGCTTTAAGTTTTGGTGCCCAGCAGGCAAGCACTAGTAGTAGCTCAATATACCCACATCTTGTCAGTCGCTGA
- the LOC121237195 gene encoding GATA transcription factor 26-like isoform X1, with protein MGKQGPCYHCGVTSTPLWRNGPPEKPVLCNACGSRWRTKGTLANYTPLHARAEPDEYEDHRVSRMKSISINKNKEVKLLKRKQKSDNMVVASGVPDYNQGFRKMIDEDTSNRSSSGSAISNSESCAQFSSADASDLTGPSQSMVWDTTVPSRKRTCVSRPKPSPVEKLTKDLCSILHEQQSSYSYFSGSSEEDLLFESGTPMVSVEIGHGSVLIRHPSSIARDEESEASSLSVDNKQFPSNEAYSYSDAPPVHNVSRVVGFSSPGFERMKNHAGQGMQPEQLKRDKSQNENLQILASHNSPLCDIDLNDVLNYEEFMRHLANEEQQRLLKYLSPVDAVTVPDSLKSMFDSPQFKDNLIYFRKLLVEGVFDISISGAKSEDCKTLKRLALFDLTKSKWVENYQVLKKCKSSTGGYVVSGSNAAASSNLTNVKRLHDSPSQNPTEFKTMMKCPKRVIMKASYETKEAIDNDGSCFSPRSLFALPTDGGSLMLDSFHFVEENSDQDLLLDVPSNGSFPQAELLQPALSFGAQQASTSSSSIYPHLVSR; from the exons GCACTCCCCTTTGGCGCAATGGGCCTCCCGAGAAGCCAGTCTTGTGCAATGCATGTGGGTCTCGGTGGAGGACAAAGGGAACACTTGCAAATTATACCCCTCTACATGCTCGGGCAGAACCTGATGAGTATGAGGATCACAGGGTTTCCAGAATGAAGagtatatcaataaataaaaacaaagaagtgAAACTACTCAAAAGAAAGCAGAAGAGTGATAATATGGTGGTTGCCTCTGGTGTGCCCGATTACAACCAGGGCTTTCGAAAGATGATAGATGAAGATACAAGTAACAGATCAAGTTCCGGATCGGCAATATCTAATTCGGAGAGTTGTGCACAATTTAGCAGTGCAGATGCAAGTGATTTGACAG GCCCATCTCAGTCAATGGTGTGGGATACAACAGTGCCTTCAAGGAAGAGGACCTGTGTGAGTCGTCCTAAGCCATCTCCGGTCGAGAAGCTGACAAAAGATCTATGTTCTATTTTGCACGAACAACAGTCTTCATATTCATATTTCTCTGGATCTTCTGAAGAGGATCTACTTTTTGAGAGTGGAACGCCAATGGTTTCTGTTGAGATAGGACATGGAAGTGTTCTCATTAGGCATCCGAGTTCAATAGCTCGGGATGAGGAATCTGAAGCTAGCTCACTTTCAGTTGATAACAAACAGTTTCCATCTAATGAGGCTTATTCCTATTCTGATGCCCCTCCTGTACATAATGTTAGCAGGGTTGTTGGTTTTTCAAGTCCTGGGTTTGAAAGAATGAAGAACCATGCTGGACAAGGGATGCAACCAGAACAACTTAAAAG GGACAAGTCTCAGAATGAGAATCTACAAATCCTGGCAAGTCATAACTCTCCGCTGTGTGATATAGATTTGAAT GATGTATTAAACTATGAGGAGTTTATGAGACACTTGGCGAATGAAGAGCAACAAAGATTACTGAAGTATCTATCTCCAGTTGATGCTGTTACAGTCCCTGATAG CCTCAAAAGTATGTTTGATAGTCCTCAATTCAAGGATAATTTAATTTACTTTCGAAAACTGCTTGTGGAAGGGGTCTTTGACATCTCCATCTCTGGCGCAAAATCTGAAGACTGCAAGACTTTGAAAAGGCTTGCATTATTCGATTTGACGAAGTCCAAATGGGTTGAAAACTATCAGGTGCTTAAG AAATGTAAAAGTAGTACGGGAGGATATGTTGTTTCTGGATCTAATGCCGCTGCCTCAAGTAATTTAACAAATGTCAAGAGGTTGCATGACAGCCCAAGTCAAAATCCCACAG AATTTAAGACCATGATGAAGTGCCCGAAAAGGGTGATCATGAAGGCTAGCTACGAGACCAAGGAAGCGATAGACAATGATGGTTCTTGCTTTAGTCCAAGAAGTCTATTTGCTTTGCCCACCGACGGTGGCTCCCTCATGCTggattcttttcattttgttgaagaaaattctgaTCAGGATCTGCTCCTAGACGTGCCATCCAATGGCTCTTTTCCACAGGCAGAGCTCCTTCAACCAGCTTTAAGTTTTGGTGCCCAGCAGGCAAGCACTAGTAGTAGCTCAATATACCCACATCTTGTCAGTCGCTGA
- the LOC121237195 gene encoding GATA transcription factor 26-like isoform X3: MLGTPLWRNGPPEKPVLCNACGSRWRTKGTLANYTPLHARAEPDEYEDHRVSRMKSISINKNKEVKLLKRKQKSDNMVVASGVPDYNQGFRKMIDEDTSNRSSSGSAISNSESCAQFSSADASDLTGPSQSMVWDTTVPSRKRTCVSRPKPSPVEKLTKDLCSILHEQQSSYSYFSGSSEEDLLFESGTPMVSVEIGHGSVLIRHPSSIARDEESEASSLSVDNKQFPSNEAYSYSDAPPVHNVSRVVGFSSPGFERMKNHAGQGMQPEQLKRDKSQNENLQILASHNSPLCDIDLNDVLNYEEFMRHLANEEQQRLLKYLSPVDAVTVPDSLKSMFDSPQFKDNLIYFRKLLVEGVFDISISGAKSEDCKTLKRLALFDLTKSKWVENYQVLKKCKSSTGGYVVSGSNAAASSNLTNVKRLHDSPSQNPTEFKTMMKCPKRVIMKASYETKEAIDNDGSCFSPRSLFALPTDGGSLMLDSFHFVEENSDQDLLLDVPSNGSFPQAELLQPALSFGAQQASTSSSSIYPHLVSR; this comes from the exons GCACTCCCCTTTGGCGCAATGGGCCTCCCGAGAAGCCAGTCTTGTGCAATGCATGTGGGTCTCGGTGGAGGACAAAGGGAACACTTGCAAATTATACCCCTCTACATGCTCGGGCAGAACCTGATGAGTATGAGGATCACAGGGTTTCCAGAATGAAGagtatatcaataaataaaaacaaagaagtgAAACTACTCAAAAGAAAGCAGAAGAGTGATAATATGGTGGTTGCCTCTGGTGTGCCCGATTACAACCAGGGCTTTCGAAAGATGATAGATGAAGATACAAGTAACAGATCAAGTTCCGGATCGGCAATATCTAATTCGGAGAGTTGTGCACAATTTAGCAGTGCAGATGCAAGTGATTTGACAG GCCCATCTCAGTCAATGGTGTGGGATACAACAGTGCCTTCAAGGAAGAGGACCTGTGTGAGTCGTCCTAAGCCATCTCCGGTCGAGAAGCTGACAAAAGATCTATGTTCTATTTTGCACGAACAACAGTCTTCATATTCATATTTCTCTGGATCTTCTGAAGAGGATCTACTTTTTGAGAGTGGAACGCCAATGGTTTCTGTTGAGATAGGACATGGAAGTGTTCTCATTAGGCATCCGAGTTCAATAGCTCGGGATGAGGAATCTGAAGCTAGCTCACTTTCAGTTGATAACAAACAGTTTCCATCTAATGAGGCTTATTCCTATTCTGATGCCCCTCCTGTACATAATGTTAGCAGGGTTGTTGGTTTTTCAAGTCCTGGGTTTGAAAGAATGAAGAACCATGCTGGACAAGGGATGCAACCAGAACAACTTAAAAG GGACAAGTCTCAGAATGAGAATCTACAAATCCTGGCAAGTCATAACTCTCCGCTGTGTGATATAGATTTGAAT GATGTATTAAACTATGAGGAGTTTATGAGACACTTGGCGAATGAAGAGCAACAAAGATTACTGAAGTATCTATCTCCAGTTGATGCTGTTACAGTCCCTGATAG CCTCAAAAGTATGTTTGATAGTCCTCAATTCAAGGATAATTTAATTTACTTTCGAAAACTGCTTGTGGAAGGGGTCTTTGACATCTCCATCTCTGGCGCAAAATCTGAAGACTGCAAGACTTTGAAAAGGCTTGCATTATTCGATTTGACGAAGTCCAAATGGGTTGAAAACTATCAGGTGCTTAAG AAATGTAAAAGTAGTACGGGAGGATATGTTGTTTCTGGATCTAATGCCGCTGCCTCAAGTAATTTAACAAATGTCAAGAGGTTGCATGACAGCCCAAGTCAAAATCCCACAG AATTTAAGACCATGATGAAGTGCCCGAAAAGGGTGATCATGAAGGCTAGCTACGAGACCAAGGAAGCGATAGACAATGATGGTTCTTGCTTTAGTCCAAGAAGTCTATTTGCTTTGCCCACCGACGGTGGCTCCCTCATGCTggattcttttcattttgttgaagaaaattctgaTCAGGATCTGCTCCTAGACGTGCCATCCAATGGCTCTTTTCCACAGGCAGAGCTCCTTCAACCAGCTTTAAGTTTTGGTGCCCAGCAGGCAAGCACTAGTAGTAGCTCAATATACCCACATCTTGTCAGTCGCTGA
- the LOC121237195 gene encoding GATA transcription factor 26-like isoform X5: MKSISINKNKEVKLLKRKQKSDNMVVASGVPDYNQGFRKMIDEDTSNRSSSGSAISNSESCAQFSSADASDLTGPSQSMVWDTTVPSRKRTCVSRPKPSPVEKLTKDLCSILHEQQSSYSYFSGSSEEDLLFESGTPMVSVEIGHGSVLIRHPSSIARDEESEASSLSVDNKQFPSNEAYSYSDAPPVHNVSRVVGFSSPGFERMKNHAGQGMQPEQLKRDKSQNENLQILASHNSPLCDIDLNDVLNYEEFMRHLANEEQQRLLKYLSPVDAVTVPDSLKSMFDSPQFKDNLIYFRKLLVEGVFDISISGAKSEDCKTLKRLALFDLTKSKWVENYQVLKKCKSSTGGYVVSGSNAAASSNLTNVKRLHDSPSQNPTEFKTMMKCPKRVIMKASYETKEAIDNDGSCFSPRSLFALPTDGGSLMLDSFHFVEENSDQDLLLDVPSNGSFPQAELLQPALSFGAQQASTSSSSIYPHLVSR; encoded by the exons ATGAAGagtatatcaataaataaaaacaaagaagtgAAACTACTCAAAAGAAAGCAGAAGAGTGATAATATGGTGGTTGCCTCTGGTGTGCCCGATTACAACCAGGGCTTTCGAAAGATGATAGATGAAGATACAAGTAACAGATCAAGTTCCGGATCGGCAATATCTAATTCGGAGAGTTGTGCACAATTTAGCAGTGCAGATGCAAGTGATTTGACAG GCCCATCTCAGTCAATGGTGTGGGATACAACAGTGCCTTCAAGGAAGAGGACCTGTGTGAGTCGTCCTAAGCCATCTCCGGTCGAGAAGCTGACAAAAGATCTATGTTCTATTTTGCACGAACAACAGTCTTCATATTCATATTTCTCTGGATCTTCTGAAGAGGATCTACTTTTTGAGAGTGGAACGCCAATGGTTTCTGTTGAGATAGGACATGGAAGTGTTCTCATTAGGCATCCGAGTTCAATAGCTCGGGATGAGGAATCTGAAGCTAGCTCACTTTCAGTTGATAACAAACAGTTTCCATCTAATGAGGCTTATTCCTATTCTGATGCCCCTCCTGTACATAATGTTAGCAGGGTTGTTGGTTTTTCAAGTCCTGGGTTTGAAAGAATGAAGAACCATGCTGGACAAGGGATGCAACCAGAACAACTTAAAAG GGACAAGTCTCAGAATGAGAATCTACAAATCCTGGCAAGTCATAACTCTCCGCTGTGTGATATAGATTTGAAT GATGTATTAAACTATGAGGAGTTTATGAGACACTTGGCGAATGAAGAGCAACAAAGATTACTGAAGTATCTATCTCCAGTTGATGCTGTTACAGTCCCTGATAG CCTCAAAAGTATGTTTGATAGTCCTCAATTCAAGGATAATTTAATTTACTTTCGAAAACTGCTTGTGGAAGGGGTCTTTGACATCTCCATCTCTGGCGCAAAATCTGAAGACTGCAAGACTTTGAAAAGGCTTGCATTATTCGATTTGACGAAGTCCAAATGGGTTGAAAACTATCAGGTGCTTAAG AAATGTAAAAGTAGTACGGGAGGATATGTTGTTTCTGGATCTAATGCCGCTGCCTCAAGTAATTTAACAAATGTCAAGAGGTTGCATGACAGCCCAAGTCAAAATCCCACAG AATTTAAGACCATGATGAAGTGCCCGAAAAGGGTGATCATGAAGGCTAGCTACGAGACCAAGGAAGCGATAGACAATGATGGTTCTTGCTTTAGTCCAAGAAGTCTATTTGCTTTGCCCACCGACGGTGGCTCCCTCATGCTggattcttttcattttgttgaagaaaattctgaTCAGGATCTGCTCCTAGACGTGCCATCCAATGGCTCTTTTCCACAGGCAGAGCTCCTTCAACCAGCTTTAAGTTTTGGTGCCCAGCAGGCAAGCACTAGTAGTAGCTCAATATACCCACATCTTGTCAGTCGCTGA
- the LOC121237195 gene encoding GATA transcription factor 26-like isoform X4, translating into MGKQGPCYHCGVTSTPLWRNGPPEKPVLCNACGSRWRTKGTLANYTPLHARAEPDEYEDHRVSRMKSISINKNKEVKLLKRKQKSDNMVVASGVPDYNQGFRKMIDEDTSNRSSSGSAISNSESCAQFSSADASDLTGPSQSMVWDTTVPSRKRTCVSRPKPSPVEKLTKDLCSILHEQQSSYSYFSGSSEEDLLFESGTPMVSVEIGHGSVLIRHPSSIARDEESEASSLSVDNKQFPSNEAYSYSDAPPVHNVSRVVGFSSPGFERMKNHAGQGMQPEQLKRDKSQNENLQILASHNSPLCDIDLNDVLNYEEFMRHLANEEQQRLLKYLSPVDAVTVPDSLKSMFDSPQFKDNLIYFRKLLVEGVFDISISGAKSEDCKTLKRLALFDLTKSKWVENYQVLKKCKSSTGGYVVSGSNAAASSNLTNVKRLHDSPSQNPTEFKTMMKCPKRVIMKASYETKEAIDNDGSCFSPRSLFALPTDGGSLMLDSFHFVEENSDQDLLLDVPSNGSFPQAELLQPALSFGAQQVCL; encoded by the exons GCACTCCCCTTTGGCGCAATGGGCCTCCCGAGAAGCCAGTCTTGTGCAATGCATGTGGGTCTCGGTGGAGGACAAAGGGAACACTTGCAAATTATACCCCTCTACATGCTCGGGCAGAACCTGATGAGTATGAGGATCACAGGGTTTCCAGAATGAAGagtatatcaataaataaaaacaaagaagtgAAACTACTCAAAAGAAAGCAGAAGAGTGATAATATGGTGGTTGCCTCTGGTGTGCCCGATTACAACCAGGGCTTTCGAAAGATGATAGATGAAGATACAAGTAACAGATCAAGTTCCGGATCGGCAATATCTAATTCGGAGAGTTGTGCACAATTTAGCAGTGCAGATGCAAGTGATTTGACAG GCCCATCTCAGTCAATGGTGTGGGATACAACAGTGCCTTCAAGGAAGAGGACCTGTGTGAGTCGTCCTAAGCCATCTCCGGTCGAGAAGCTGACAAAAGATCTATGTTCTATTTTGCACGAACAACAGTCTTCATATTCATATTTCTCTGGATCTTCTGAAGAGGATCTACTTTTTGAGAGTGGAACGCCAATGGTTTCTGTTGAGATAGGACATGGAAGTGTTCTCATTAGGCATCCGAGTTCAATAGCTCGGGATGAGGAATCTGAAGCTAGCTCACTTTCAGTTGATAACAAACAGTTTCCATCTAATGAGGCTTATTCCTATTCTGATGCCCCTCCTGTACATAATGTTAGCAGGGTTGTTGGTTTTTCAAGTCCTGGGTTTGAAAGAATGAAGAACCATGCTGGACAAGGGATGCAACCAGAACAACTTAAAAG GGACAAGTCTCAGAATGAGAATCTACAAATCCTGGCAAGTCATAACTCTCCGCTGTGTGATATAGATTTGAAT GATGTATTAAACTATGAGGAGTTTATGAGACACTTGGCGAATGAAGAGCAACAAAGATTACTGAAGTATCTATCTCCAGTTGATGCTGTTACAGTCCCTGATAG CCTCAAAAGTATGTTTGATAGTCCTCAATTCAAGGATAATTTAATTTACTTTCGAAAACTGCTTGTGGAAGGGGTCTTTGACATCTCCATCTCTGGCGCAAAATCTGAAGACTGCAAGACTTTGAAAAGGCTTGCATTATTCGATTTGACGAAGTCCAAATGGGTTGAAAACTATCAGGTGCTTAAG AAATGTAAAAGTAGTACGGGAGGATATGTTGTTTCTGGATCTAATGCCGCTGCCTCAAGTAATTTAACAAATGTCAAGAGGTTGCATGACAGCCCAAGTCAAAATCCCACAG AATTTAAGACCATGATGAAGTGCCCGAAAAGGGTGATCATGAAGGCTAGCTACGAGACCAAGGAAGCGATAGACAATGATGGTTCTTGCTTTAGTCCAAGAAGTCTATTTGCTTTGCCCACCGACGGTGGCTCCCTCATGCTggattcttttcattttgttgaagaaaattctgaTCAGGATCTGCTCCTAGACGTGCCATCCAATGGCTCTTTTCCACAGGCAGAGCTCCTTCAACCAGCTTTAAGTTTTGGTGCCCAGCAG GTATGCCTTTGA